ATGCGAATATCCATGATCACCAGGTCTGGGCGCAATTCGCGAGCCAGGTTCACAGCGCTCTGCCCGTCACCAGCCTCACCAATGACCAGGTAGCCCTGCTTGGTGAGGACATCCTTCAGGTCCATGCGTTGAATGGGTTCATCATCGGCAATGATCACACGTGTTGGCATGCTCGTATCCTGTCCGTATGACTTCAAACAAACCAGACTTGCAACTTCACAAACGACATATTCGACCTGGCCGCTAGCACAGACGCAACGACCGTCCCCCGGTCTTCGCTCTGTACTCTCTGGCTTGTATCAAGAGTATACCACAGGTGTTTGATGAGAGTCGAGATAGAGTTTTCTGCCAGTTCTTTGCACTCACGGTCTTGCCGAGAGCCGTTCCCCCTCGCCCGCTCGTTGGCCTGGATCTGTCTCTTCTTCAGCATCTGCTCACCCACTGCCCCTGTCTGTCAGGCACTGGCTCGGGCCCACCAAAAAAGGGCGCCTCATCGCACCCTCTGCTTCTCCTGCCGCAGGCCGCCCTGCAAGACGGCACCGCTCCTTTCGCCCTCCTTACTTACGCCGGCGACGTCGCCAGTGGAGGTGGTGGCAGGCCACCTGTCAGGCAACCTGTGACAGTCTATCGGCGTCCTGCATGATCTGGACCATCAGACGGGCCTCGTGGACAATGGTGCGCAGCTCAGCCGGTGTGATGGACTGGCGACCGTCACAAAGGGCACTGTTCGGATCGGGATGGACCTCCAGGATCAGGCCCTCGGCCCCAGCAGCGATGCCCGCCCGGGCCATAGTGGGAACCAGTTCGCGCCGCCCGGTGGCATGACTGGGATCGACGATCACCGGCAGGTGAGTCAGCTCATGCAGCAACGGTACACAGGCAAGGTCGAGCAGGTTGCGGGTCTGCGGGTCAAAGCTACGTACACCACGCTCGCAAAGGATGACGTTGGGGTTGCCAGCAGCTACAATGTATTCCGCGGCAAGCAGCCATTCGTCGATGGTGGCGGAGAGGCCCCGCTTGAGCATCACCGGTTTGCCCCGTCCTCGTCGGCCCACAGCCTGCAACAAGGGGAAATTCTGCATGTTGCGCGCCCCGATCTGCAGGATGTCGGCATAGTCCGCCACGATCTCCACCATCTCCGGCTCCATGACCTCAGTAATCACTGGCAGACCTGTCTCCTGACGCGCCTCGGCCAGCAGCCGCAGGCCCTCAATGCCCAGTCCCTGGAACTGGTAGGGCGAGGTGCGCGGTTTGAAGGCCCCACCGCGTAGGACCGTCGCCCCCGCTTCTTTGACAGCCCGCGCAGTCTCTAGCAGCTGCTCGCGGCTCTCGATGGCGCAGGGTCCGGCCATGATGACAGGTCTGGCCCGCTCCCCACCAATGATGACGGGATCACAGTGACGGGCATCTCCTACGACGATGCGGCTGGGACTGGGTTTGAAGTGTCGGCTGACGAGCTGGTAGGGAGTAGTGGGGGTAAGGATCTGGGCGACAGCGGGTTGGCAACGGATCGTTTCCAGGGCCTGGGTGTCGAGGACGGCGTGGTCGATGGCAATGACCTCGCTCTCTCCAATACAGGTGGTGGCCATAGGCCGCCGTTGACCAGCAACCTGCTCTACAAGCGCCAATAAGGCGGCGCGTTCTTCCTGGGTGGCCTGTGCTTCAATGACGATGATCATACGGCTGTCAGTTCCTTTCTCCTGAACTCCTGACTGCATGCTCCTAGACAGACAGGGCAAGATTCCAGGGAAATAAAAAAGCAGAGGTTTTTCGCCTCTGCTTACTCCAGCATGCTGGGGATCTGCACGGATTAGGTGGTTCTGCTCAGCTCAACCTGAAGCGGCCCACCAGCATGCTGGAGGGCTAAAGTAAAAGTAGTAATAAAAAGCGCAGGCAACCACAGCGCGCTGGCTCTGCCAGAAGCGCGCCTCTGCAGACTGCTGAAGGTGCAGTTGTGGTTGCCAGGGCTTGCTGAGCATCAGATCGTCTATCCTGCTTCTTGTTACTTTGCTGCCACGCTGCGCGTCTCTCGACACGCCCACGTGCCGTGCAGAGCTACTCTTCGTGGCGCACTCTCTCGCCACTTCCTGAGAATCAGGCTGAGGGCGGATCGCCGCCGCCGCTCGCATAGTCTTCTGTAGGAGAAGTATAGGCACAATTAGCCCTGCTGTCAAGGCCAGTGCCCAAAGGTCCAACCAGGCCAGCGCTCAACGGCCTCTCTCTACGACAGGTCGAAGACTAGCGCTTGC
The sequence above is a segment of the Thermogemmatispora onikobensis genome. Coding sequences within it:
- the aroF gene encoding 3-deoxy-7-phosphoheptulonate synthase; translated protein: MIIVIEAQATQEERAALLALVEQVAGQRRPMATTCIGESEVIAIDHAVLDTQALETIRCQPAVAQILTPTTPYQLVSRHFKPSPSRIVVGDARHCDPVIIGGERARPVIMAGPCAIESREQLLETARAVKEAGATVLRGGAFKPRTSPYQFQGLGIEGLRLLAEARQETGLPVITEVMEPEMVEIVADYADILQIGARNMQNFPLLQAVGRRGRGKPVMLKRGLSATIDEWLLAAEYIVAAGNPNVILCERGVRSFDPQTRNLLDLACVPLLHELTHLPVIVDPSHATGRRELVPTMARAGIAAGAEGLILEVHPDPNSALCDGRQSITPAELRTIVHEARLMVQIMQDADRLSQVA